The Pirellulimonas nuda genome includes a region encoding these proteins:
- the map gene encoding type I methionyl aminopeptidase translates to MIQLKSQREIALMRQAGLAVWRAHQIVRAMVAPGVTTEEIDAAVADHFRELGATPLFYRYPHQDEGKPAFPAVTCMSVNEEVVHGIPKNRALKEGDIVSVDTGCRLHGWCGDSAWTYAVGRIDPKVQKLLDVTEATLDLAVELLAEKSRWSQVAVELARYVRQNRFHTVECFVGHGIGKEMHEEPQVPNFLSRGLRGTGDFRISPGLVIAVEPMVNMGTKRVKLLRDQWTQVTNDGSPSAHFEHTIAITEEGPTLLTAAPTAKEQQVLAAG, encoded by the coding sequence GTGATTCAACTCAAGAGCCAACGAGAAATTGCCCTGATGAGGCAGGCGGGGCTGGCCGTCTGGCGGGCCCACCAGATCGTCCGCGCGATGGTGGCGCCCGGGGTGACGACCGAAGAGATCGACGCCGCCGTGGCGGACCACTTCCGCGAACTGGGGGCGACCCCGCTGTTCTACCGGTACCCCCACCAGGACGAGGGGAAGCCGGCGTTCCCGGCGGTGACCTGCATGAGCGTGAACGAAGAGGTAGTGCACGGGATCCCCAAGAACCGGGCGCTCAAGGAGGGCGACATCGTCAGCGTCGACACGGGCTGCCGCCTGCACGGGTGGTGCGGCGACTCGGCCTGGACGTACGCGGTCGGCCGGATCGACCCGAAGGTGCAGAAGTTGCTGGACGTGACCGAGGCCACGCTCGACCTGGCGGTGGAACTGCTGGCCGAGAAGAGCCGCTGGAGCCAGGTGGCGGTAGAATTGGCCCGTTACGTCCGCCAGAACCGGTTCCACACAGTGGAGTGCTTCGTGGGGCACGGCATCGGCAAAGAGATGCACGAAGAGCCGCAGGTGCCCAACTTCCTCAGCCGGGGGCTGCGGGGGACGGGGGACTTCCGGATCTCGCCGGGGCTGGTGATCGCGGTCGAGCCGATGGTGAACATGGGGACCAAGCGGGTGAAGCTGCTCCGCGACCAGTGGACGCAGGTCACCAACGACGGGAGCCCCAGCGCCCACTTCGAGCACACCATCGCGATCACCGAAGAGGGGCCGACGCTGCTGACCGCGGCGCCGACGGCCAAAGAACAGCAGGTGCTAGCGGCTGGGTAG
- a CDS encoding adenylate kinase translates to MRIVFIGPPGAGKGTQSLKLAESLGVRRLSTGEVLRESRAAGEPLGQAAAEFLDRGELVPDDVVVRLVAERLERADCRRGYLFDGFPRTIEQARQLDLLLESRQAPLDAALEFVIPEDELFQRLSKRGRSDDSEETIRQRLRVYAALTDPLAEYYQSRGLLHRIDAVGTQQEVYARLTGALSTVKPADSDPKP, encoded by the coding sequence ATGCGGATTGTGTTTATCGGCCCCCCCGGCGCAGGCAAGGGGACCCAGTCTCTGAAGCTCGCCGAGTCGTTGGGGGTCCGCCGCTTGTCGACCGGCGAGGTGCTCCGCGAATCGCGGGCCGCCGGCGAACCGCTGGGGCAGGCCGCCGCCGAGTTCCTGGACCGTGGCGAGCTGGTGCCGGACGATGTGGTGGTGCGGCTGGTCGCCGAGCGGCTAGAACGCGCCGACTGCCGACGGGGCTACCTGTTCGACGGTTTCCCGCGCACGATCGAGCAGGCCCGCCAGCTCGACCTGCTGCTCGAGTCGCGCCAGGCGCCGTTGGACGCCGCGCTGGAGTTTGTCATCCCCGAGGACGAGTTGTTCCAGCGCCTCAGCAAGCGGGGCCGATCGGACGACTCGGAAGAGACGATCCGTCAGCGGCTGCGGGTGTACGCCGCGTTGACCGACCCGCTGGCCGAGTACTACCAGTCACGCGGGCTGCTGCACCGGATCGACGCGGTGGGGACTCAGCAAGAGGTTTACGCCCGTTTGACCGGGGCCCTATCGACCGTGAAGCCTGCCGACAGCGACCCGAAGCCGTGA
- the secY gene encoding preprotein translocase subunit SecY, whose amino-acid sequence MFEKLRVVWQIPELRQKILLTLLMLAIYRVGFQVQLPIVDPDKIANQESGGLSDILQQVAVLSASQLTNITIFGLGIMPYISASIIFQLLGSVIPQLEALQKEGEAGRKKINEYTRYATVALCLFQSWFYVGSYAEKFAAAEFLNDAGHLFFGWKLVVVLTMTAGTVFLMWLGEQIDEYGIGNGISLLIMAGILAQMPAAGFQLIGQSTMTLGDPSKIDPPELLLLAAMFIGVVVGVVFITLGQRRITMQSAKHMRGRRMVGGGKSYLPLKVNQAGVMPIIFASSLMMFPMLVFSQLGSVAAGWEGEGWVKSLLMGLGDVFGREGFTYNLLFLVLIYFFCYFWTAITFNPKDVADNLKNFGSFIPGYRPGKRTADYLEKVMFRITYVGAGFLAIIAIIPTLANLWLGVPWGIAMFYGGTSLLIAVSVAFDLVQKIDSHLVMRNYKGLLE is encoded by the coding sequence ATGTTCGAGAAACTCCGCGTCGTTTGGCAGATCCCCGAGCTGCGGCAGAAGATCCTGCTGACGCTGCTGATGCTGGCGATCTATCGCGTCGGCTTCCAGGTGCAGCTGCCGATCGTCGACCCGGACAAGATCGCCAACCAGGAGTCGGGGGGTCTCAGCGACATCCTCCAGCAGGTGGCCGTGCTCAGCGCGAGCCAGCTCACCAACATCACGATCTTCGGCCTGGGCATCATGCCCTACATCTCGGCCTCGATCATCTTCCAACTGTTGGGGAGCGTGATCCCGCAGCTCGAAGCCCTGCAGAAGGAGGGCGAAGCGGGCCGCAAGAAGATCAACGAGTACACGCGTTACGCTACCGTTGCGCTCTGTCTGTTCCAAAGCTGGTTCTACGTCGGCTCGTACGCGGAGAAGTTTGCCGCGGCAGAGTTCCTCAACGACGCGGGGCACTTATTCTTTGGCTGGAAACTGGTGGTGGTGCTCACCATGACCGCCGGCACCGTGTTCCTGATGTGGCTCGGCGAGCAGATCGACGAGTACGGCATCGGCAACGGCATCAGCCTGTTGATCATGGCGGGCATCCTGGCCCAGATGCCGGCCGCCGGCTTCCAGTTGATCGGCCAGTCGACGATGACCCTGGGCGACCCCTCGAAGATCGACCCCCCCGAGCTGCTGCTGCTCGCGGCCATGTTTATAGGCGTGGTCGTGGGCGTGGTGTTTATCACGCTCGGCCAGCGCCGCATCACGATGCAGAGCGCCAAGCACATGCGGGGCCGGCGGATGGTGGGCGGCGGCAAGAGCTACCTGCCGCTCAAGGTAAACCAGGCCGGCGTGATGCCGATCATCTTCGCCAGCAGCCTGATGATGTTCCCGATGCTCGTCTTCAGCCAGCTCGGCTCGGTGGCCGCCGGCTGGGAAGGGGAGGGCTGGGTCAAGAGCCTGTTGATGGGGCTGGGCGACGTGTTCGGCCGCGAGGGCTTCACCTACAACCTGTTGTTCCTGGTCCTGATCTACTTCTTCTGCTACTTCTGGACGGCGATCACGTTCAACCCGAAGGACGTGGCGGACAACCTGAAGAACTTTGGCTCGTTTATCCCCGGGTACCGCCCGGGCAAACGCACGGCCGATTACCTGGAGAAAGTGATGTTCCGCATCACTTACGTCGGCGCCGGGTTCTTGGCGATCATCGCGATCATCCCGACGCTGGCCAACCTGTGGCTCGGGGTCCCGTGGGGCATCGCCATGTTCTACGGGGGCACAAGCCTGCTGATCGCCGTGAGTGTGGCGTTCGACCTGGTGCAGAAGATCGATAGCCACCTGGTGATGCGGAACTACAAGGGCCTGCTGGAATAG
- the rplO gene encoding 50S ribosomal protein L15: MILDEVHRDIQKNRKRKRLGRGIGSGHGKTCGRGHKGAGSRAGHSQRPNFAGGQMPLHMKVPKRGFNNKFALTVSVVNLGQIDAAFNDGDEVTLDAMKKKNLAKGRFDVFKVLSEGDVTKKLTVSAHRFSKAAVEKIEAAGGKVVIIPGKTPVAVKQKAAKAEKKAKLAAAK, from the coding sequence ATGATTCTTGACGAAGTCCACCGCGACATCCAGAAGAACCGCAAGCGCAAGCGCTTGGGGCGCGGCATCGGCTCTGGGCACGGCAAGACCTGTGGCCGCGGCCACAAGGGCGCCGGCTCGCGTGCCGGGCACTCGCAGCGGCCCAACTTCGCCGGCGGCCAGATGCCGCTGCACATGAAGGTGCCCAAGCGTGGGTTCAACAACAAGTTCGCCCTGACGGTGTCGGTGGTAAACCTGGGCCAGATCGACGCCGCGTTCAACGACGGCGACGAGGTCACCCTAGACGCCATGAAGAAGAAGAACCTGGCCAAGGGCCGGTTCGACGTGTTCAAGGTGCTCAGCGAGGGAGACGTCACCAAGAAGTTGACGGTCTCCGCCCACCGCTTCAGCAAGGCGGCGGTCGAGAAGATCGAGGCCGCCGGCGGCAAGGTCGTGATCATCCCGGGCAAGACGCCGGTAGCGGTGAAGCAGAAGGCCGCCAAGGCGGAGAAGAAGGCCAAGCTTGCGGCCGCGAAGTAG
- the rpsE gene encoding 30S ribosomal protein S5, with translation MAGPRHEKQQGELAESVVKIKRCSAVVKGGRRFSFAALVVVGDNKGKVGWGYGKANEVPPSVEKARKEAMRSLVSVPLEAGGTIPHVVKGRYGAAQVILVPASEGTGVIAGMAVRAVCEAAGIHNILTKSFGSSNPVPLVKATIEALKSLRPKSEIERLRGVTLS, from the coding sequence ATGGCCGGACCCCGTCACGAGAAGCAACAAGGCGAACTGGCCGAGTCGGTCGTCAAGATCAAGCGGTGCTCCGCGGTCGTGAAGGGGGGTCGTCGGTTCAGCTTTGCTGCACTGGTGGTCGTCGGCGACAACAAGGGGAAAGTTGGCTGGGGCTACGGCAAGGCCAACGAGGTTCCGCCGAGCGTGGAGAAGGCCCGCAAGGAAGCGATGCGGAGCCTGGTGTCGGTTCCCCTCGAAGCCGGCGGCACGATCCCCCACGTGGTCAAGGGCCGCTACGGCGCCGCCCAGGTAATCCTGGTGCCCGCCTCGGAAGGCACCGGCGTGATCGCCGGCATGGCGGTGCGGGCCGTGTGCGAGGCCGCCGGAATCCACAATATCCTCACGAAGAGCTTTGGCTCCAGCAACCCAGTGCCGTTGGTGAAAGCCACCATCGAGGCGCTCAAGTCGCTGCGGCCCAAGAGCGAGATCGAACGCCTCCGCGGAGTAACCCTGTCATGA
- the rplR gene encoding 50S ribosomal protein L18 → MSQQTALNRQRLRRKFRVRKRLHGDSVRPRLTVHRSHKNISAQIVNDDTRTTLVSASTLDKDLVGGIAYGGNKTAAEAIGKALAEKAKAAGVTKVRFDRGPFKFHGRVAALAAAAREAGLDF, encoded by the coding sequence ATGTCACAGCAGACCGCCCTCAACCGGCAGCGACTGCGGCGTAAGTTTCGCGTCCGTAAGCGTCTGCATGGCGACTCCGTTCGCCCCCGGCTCACGGTGCACCGCAGCCACAAGAACATCAGCGCGCAGATCGTCAACGACGACACGCGGACCACGCTGGTGTCGGCCTCGACGCTGGACAAGGACCTGGTGGGCGGGATCGCCTACGGCGGCAACAAGACGGCCGCCGAAGCGATCGGCAAGGCCCTGGCCGAGAAGGCCAAGGCGGCCGGAGTCACCAAGGTGCGGTTCGACCGCGGCCCGTTCAAGTTCCACGGCCGGGTGGCCGCGCTCGCCGCGGCGGCCCGTGAGGCCGGCCTAGATTTTTAG
- the rplF gene encoding 50S ribosomal protein L6: MSRLGKKPVAIPDGVKVSVAGGEVVAEGKLGKLTYTHRPEVSIEVDADAKEVVVSRTGEEREHRAFHGLTRALVQNMVVGVSEGYVKKLEIQGVGYLGAIQGDVLQLRVGFANEIQKKIPAGVNVTCPDQTHIVVQGMDKQRVGQFAAEVRAVRKPEPYKGKGIRYEGEQVRRKAGKAAK, from the coding sequence ATGAGCAGATTAGGCAAAAAACCCGTAGCCATCCCCGATGGCGTGAAGGTGTCGGTCGCCGGCGGCGAGGTGGTCGCTGAGGGGAAGCTCGGCAAGCTGACCTACACCCACCGTCCCGAGGTGTCGATCGAGGTGGACGCGGACGCCAAAGAGGTGGTCGTGTCGCGGACCGGCGAGGAGCGCGAGCACCGCGCCTTCCACGGGCTGACCCGCGCCTTGGTGCAGAACATGGTGGTGGGCGTCTCGGAGGGCTACGTCAAGAAGCTCGAGATCCAAGGGGTCGGCTACCTCGGCGCCATCCAGGGCGACGTGCTGCAGCTCCGCGTTGGGTTCGCCAACGAGATCCAGAAGAAGATCCCCGCCGGCGTGAACGTCACCTGCCCCGACCAGACGCACATCGTGGTTCAGGGCATGGACAAGCAGCGGGTGGGGCAGTTCGCCGCGGAAGTGCGGGCCGTCCGCAAGCCGGAGCCCTACAAGGGCAAGGGCATCCGCTACGAGGGCGAGCAAGTCCGCCGCAAGGCGGGCAAGGCCGCCAAGTAA
- the rpsH gene encoding 30S ribosomal protein S8 yields MMTDPIADMLTRIRNAVSVERPSVTMPVSKVKRGVAEVLKREGYIWDWREEADEEAPAPHLLIDLKYGPNGERVIRHIKRVSKPGRRVYAPAKRLRPVLNGLGISIISTSRGVISDREARTRNLGGEVLCELW; encoded by the coding sequence ATGATGACCGACCCGATCGCCGACATGCTCACCCGCATCCGCAACGCGGTTAGCGTTGAGCGGCCGAGTGTGACTATGCCGGTGTCCAAGGTGAAGCGAGGCGTGGCCGAAGTGCTTAAGCGCGAGGGCTACATCTGGGACTGGCGAGAAGAGGCCGACGAAGAGGCGCCCGCGCCCCACTTGCTGATCGACCTGAAGTACGGGCCGAACGGCGAGCGCGTGATCCGCCACATCAAGCGGGTCAGCAAGCCCGGGCGTCGGGTTTACGCCCCCGCCAAGCGGCTGCGGCCGGTCCTCAACGGCCTGGGCATCTCGATCATCAGCACCAGCCGCGGCGTGATCAGCGACCGCGAGGCCCGCACCCGCAACCTGGGTGGCGAGGTGCTTTGCGAGTTGTGGTAG
- a CDS encoding type Z 30S ribosomal protein S14, with translation MASKSKIAKAEAKPKYSSRRENRCKVCGRPRAVYRKFGLCRIHFRELADRGMIPGVRKASW, from the coding sequence GTGGCCAGTAAGAGCAAGATCGCGAAAGCCGAAGCAAAGCCGAAGTACTCCTCGCGGCGAGAGAACCGCTGCAAGGTGTGCGGCCGGCCGCGCGCCGTGTACCGTAAGTTCGGCTTGTGCCGGATCCATTTCCGCGAGTTGGCCGACCGGGGGATGATCCCCGGCGTCCGCAAAGCGAGCTGGTAG
- the rplE gene encoding 50S ribosomal protein L5, whose product MTPRLQKQYNEELLPQFAEKVGRTNRLSLPRLNKIVVSMGVGSAISDKKHIEDATSALAEITGQKPMVCRARKSVAAFRLREGQAIGCKVTLRGARMYEFLDRLISIALPRVRDFRGCKANAFDGHGNYSLGLTEQLVFPELNPDKYTRVQGMNIAICFKGGSDSESKMLMEMLGFPFQRDDIAA is encoded by the coding sequence ATGACGCCTCGACTCCAAAAGCAATACAACGAAGAGCTCCTGCCGCAGTTTGCGGAGAAGGTCGGCCGGACGAATCGGTTGTCGCTCCCGCGGCTCAACAAGATCGTTGTGAGCATGGGCGTCGGCAGCGCGATCAGCGACAAGAAGCACATCGAAGACGCCACCAGCGCGCTCGCAGAGATCACCGGCCAGAAGCCGATGGTCTGCCGGGCCCGTAAGTCGGTCGCCGCCTTCCGGCTGCGGGAAGGGCAAGCGATCGGCTGCAAGGTCACGCTCCGCGGCGCGCGGATGTACGAGTTCCTCGACCGGCTGATCTCGATCGCGCTGCCGCGTGTCCGCGACTTCCGCGGCTGCAAGGCCAACGCGTTCGACGGCCACGGCAACTACAGCCTGGGGCTGACCGAGCAGTTGGTGTTCCCCGAGCTGAACCCGGACAAATACACGCGGGTCCAAGGGATGAACATCGCGATCTGCTTCAAGGGCGGGTCGGACAGCGAGTCGAAGATGCTGATGGAAATGCTCGGCTTCCCGTTCCAACGCGACGACATCGCGGCGTAG
- the rplX gene encoding 50S ribosomal protein L24 codes for MLIKTGDSVVVATGADKGVRSRVTKIDRLADKALVEGVNRVYKHVRRSQKNPQGGRLSKEMPVQLSNLRYFCESCGKGVRLGARFLEDGSKERFCKKCGTSVGQIAPAHQGHAAKK; via the coding sequence ATGTTGATCAAGACCGGAGACAGCGTTGTAGTCGCCACCGGCGCCGATAAGGGCGTGCGGAGCCGGGTCACCAAGATCGATCGGCTCGCCGACAAGGCGTTGGTCGAAGGGGTGAACCGCGTCTACAAGCACGTGCGTCGCAGCCAGAAGAACCCCCAGGGTGGGCGGCTCAGCAAGGAGATGCCGGTTCAGCTTTCGAACCTGCGTTACTTCTGCGAGTCGTGCGGCAAGGGCGTTCGGTTGGGGGCCCGGTTCTTGGAGGACGGCTCGAAGGAGCGGTTCTGCAAGAAGTGCGGGACCTCCGTCGGCCAGATCGCGCCGGCCCACCAGGGCCACGCGGCGAAGAAGTAA
- the rplN gene encoding 50S ribosomal protein L14, whose protein sequence is MIQMQSRLNVADNTGAKEVMCIKVLGGSRRRFAGVGDVIICSVKSVIPGSEVKKKAVVRAVIVRTRSPNRRTDGSYVRFDSNAVVLIDKDNNPRGTRIFGAVARELRDRRFMKIVSLANEVV, encoded by the coding sequence ATGATTCAGATGCAGTCCAGGCTGAACGTCGCCGACAACACCGGCGCCAAAGAGGTGATGTGCATCAAGGTGCTGGGGGGGAGCCGACGCCGGTTTGCCGGCGTAGGTGACGTGATCATCTGCAGCGTGAAGAGCGTGATCCCGGGCTCCGAGGTGAAGAAGAAGGCCGTGGTGCGGGCCGTGATCGTCCGCACCCGCAGCCCGAACCGACGGACCGACGGCAGCTACGTGCGGTTCGATTCGAACGCCGTGGTGCTGATCGACAAAGACAACAACCCGCGTGGAACGCGGATCTTCGGGGCGGTGGCCCGTGAGCTGCGTGACCGCCGGTTCATGAAGATCGTGAGCCTCGCCAACGAAGTCGTTTAG
- the rpsQ gene encoding 30S ribosomal protein S17 has protein sequence MPKKILTGVVKADKCEKTRRVEIARLVKHPKYGKYIHGRTICYVHDEQNTSKLGDTVEIIECPPKSRTKRWELVRVVAESQLVDLAALKAAHKLALESKKEAEAAAGEG, from the coding sequence ATGCCCAAGAAAATACTGACTGGCGTCGTCAAGGCCGACAAGTGCGAGAAGACCCGGCGGGTTGAGATCGCGCGACTGGTCAAGCACCCGAAGTACGGGAAGTACATCCACGGGCGGACGATCTGCTACGTGCACGACGAGCAGAACACCTCGAAGCTGGGCGACACGGTCGAGATCATCGAGTGCCCGCCGAAGTCGCGCACCAAGCGTTGGGAGCTGGTCCGCGTGGTGGCCGAGAGCCAGTTGGTGGACCTGGCGGCGCTCAAGGCGGCGCACAAGCTGGCGTTGGAGTCGAAGAAAGAGGCAGAGGCAGCGGCCGGCGAGGGTTAG
- the rpmC gene encoding 50S ribosomal protein L29 — protein MAKIAELREMSDEQLELTGKEAADQLFRLRIQSQTERLDAPSELRRNRRLIARVKTLQTQRARDVEPSETST, from the coding sequence ATGGCGAAGATTGCAGAACTACGGGAGATGAGCGACGAGCAGCTCGAGCTCACCGGCAAAGAGGCTGCCGACCAACTCTTTCGTTTGCGGATTCAGTCGCAGACGGAGCGTCTGGACGCCCCCAGCGAGCTGCGTCGCAACCGTCGTCTGATCGCGCGGGTCAAGACGCTGCAGACCCAGCGGGCCCGCGACGTCGAACCGTCGGAAACCTCCACCTAA
- the rplP gene encoding 50S ribosomal protein L16: MALMPKRVKHRKSQRGRIRGNATRGNRVVFGDFGLQAMEGGWISSQTIEAGRIAAQQYVRGEGRLYIRIFPHKSVTSIPLETRMGKGKGEPDFWAAVVRPGTVLYEVAGITEAAAKICFARLAHKMPVRVRLVKRDDSK; this comes from the coding sequence ATGGCGCTGATGCCCAAGAGGGTCAAGCACCGAAAAAGCCAAAGAGGACGTATAAGAGGTAACGCGACCCGTGGGAACCGCGTTGTCTTTGGCGATTTCGGCCTGCAGGCCATGGAAGGGGGCTGGATCAGCTCCCAGACAATTGAAGCGGGGCGTATCGCAGCGCAGCAGTATGTGCGTGGCGAGGGCCGGCTTTATATCCGTATATTTCCGCACAAGTCGGTGACCTCGATCCCGCTCGAAACCCGCATGGGTAAGGGCAAGGGCGAGCCCGACTTCTGGGCGGCCGTCGTGAGGCCCGGAACCGTGCTGTACGAGGTTGCCGGGATCACCGAGGCCGCGGCGAAGATTTGCTTCGCCCGCTTGGCTCACAAGATGCCGGTGCGGGTGCGGTTGGTCAAGCGTGACGACTCGAAGTAA
- the rpsC gene encoding 30S ribosomal protein S3: MGQKVNPIGFRTGIMLDWNSRWYAPKREFADLLMEDLKIRKYVSKKYKFAGIPKVEIERTRDEVRVVMHAARPGVLIGRKGQQVEQLQDELQQLVGRRINIKIEEIKRPELQAHLVAEDIAEQLGKRTAFRRTMKRALEQTMEAGAKGIKIQLAGRLGGSEMARREKQIAGSMPLSTLRAKIDYGFVEAMTAQGHVGIQVWINQGEFEDQTDGADAQEGQAPKKPKRTYKR; encoded by the coding sequence ATGGGACAGAAAGTCAACCCAATCGGCTTCCGCACGGGCATCATGCTCGACTGGAACAGCCGCTGGTACGCGCCGAAGCGCGAATTTGCGGACCTGTTGATGGAAGACCTGAAGATCCGCAAGTACGTCTCCAAGAAGTACAAGTTCGCGGGCATCCCGAAGGTCGAGATCGAGCGGACGCGCGACGAGGTGCGGGTGGTAATGCACGCCGCTCGGCCGGGCGTGCTGATCGGCCGCAAGGGCCAGCAGGTAGAGCAGCTGCAGGACGAGCTGCAGCAGCTAGTGGGCCGGCGGATCAACATCAAGATCGAAGAAATCAAGCGTCCCGAGCTGCAGGCCCACCTGGTTGCCGAAGACATCGCCGAGCAGCTGGGCAAGCGGACCGCGTTCCGGCGGACGATGAAGCGGGCGCTGGAGCAGACCATGGAGGCGGGCGCCAAGGGGATCAAGATCCAGTTGGCCGGACGTTTGGGCGGGTCGGAGATGGCCCGGCGTGAGAAGCAGATCGCGGGCTCGATGCCGTTGAGCACGCTGCGAGCGAAGATCGATTATGGTTTTGTGGAAGCGATGACGGCCCAGGGCCACGTCGGCATCCAAGTGTGGATCAATCAAGGCGAGTTCGAGGACCAAACTGATGGCGCTGATGCCCAAGAGGGTCAAGCACCGAAAAAGCCAAAGAGGACGTATAAGAGGTAA
- the rplV gene encoding 50S ribosomal protein L22 codes for MAYRAIHRHARISAQKVRPLADLIRGKDVDEALSILKFQPHRGARMLEKVLASAVGNAEDQRAPNLGGMRVVDARIDGGPMFKRMRPRARGMAHIIKKRFSHISVAIE; via the coding sequence ATGGCTTACCGAGCGATTCACCGACACGCCCGCATCAGCGCGCAGAAGGTACGGCCCCTGGCCGACCTGATCCGCGGCAAGGACGTGGACGAGGCGCTGTCGATCCTGAAGTTCCAGCCGCACCGGGGCGCCCGGATGCTGGAGAAGGTGTTGGCCAGCGCGGTCGGCAACGCCGAAGACCAGCGCGCCCCCAACCTGGGCGGCATGCGGGTGGTGGACGCGCGGATCGACGGCGGGCCGATGTTCAAGCGGATGCGTCCCCGGGCGCGTGGCATGGCCCACATCATCAAGAAGCGGTTTTCACACATCTCCGTGGCGATCGAATAG
- the rpsS gene encoding 30S ribosomal protein S19, with protein sequence MSRSLKKGPYIDPNVYGKVEKLNERGSKEPITTWARACTIIPEFVGHTFMVHNGKIHVKVFVTEDMVGHKLGEFSPTRSFRGHGGKGKR encoded by the coding sequence ATGAGTCGTTCCCTTAAGAAAGGCCCGTACATCGACCCGAACGTGTACGGGAAGGTCGAGAAGTTGAACGAACGCGGCTCGAAAGAGCCGATCACCACCTGGGCGCGCGCCTGCACGATTATTCCGGAGTTCGTTGGGCACACCTTCATGGTGCACAACGGCAAGATCCACGTGAAGGTCTTCGTGACCGAGGACATGGTCGGGCACAAGCTCGGCGAGTTCTCGCCGACGCGAAGCTTCCGCGGCCACGGCGGCAAGGGGAAGCGGTAG
- the rplB gene encoding 50S ribosomal protein L2: MGIRKYKPTSAGRRNASVSDFAELTPGAKPEKSLLRPIKKTGGRNNQGKITCRHRGGGHKRRYRLIDFRRNKDGMAAKVESIQYDPNRSARIALVEYEDGERRYIIAPDGLKPGATVMSGPEAAPTLGNCLPLSKIPLSTAVHNVELNAGRGAELCRSAGTSATLMAREADWAQISLPSGEIRRVPSACRATIGVASNPDHSSVVLGKAGRKRWLGRRPHVRGTAMNPVDHPHGGGEGRTKGGRHPVSPQGKSAKGGATRQRRKPSNSAIVRRRKSRRYGVQKLITK, from the coding sequence ATGGGCATCCGAAAATACAAACCGACCAGCGCCGGCCGCCGCAACGCGTCGGTGAGCGACTTTGCTGAGCTCACCCCGGGCGCCAAGCCGGAGAAGAGCCTGCTGCGTCCGATCAAGAAGACCGGCGGACGGAACAACCAGGGCAAGATCACCTGCCGCCACCGCGGCGGCGGCCACAAGCGTCGCTACCGGCTGATCGACTTCCGCCGCAACAAGGACGGCATGGCCGCCAAGGTGGAGTCCATCCAGTACGACCCCAACCGCTCGGCCCGCATCGCATTGGTGGAGTACGAGGACGGCGAGCGTCGCTACATAATCGCCCCGGACGGCCTCAAGCCGGGCGCCACGGTGATGAGCGGCCCCGAAGCCGCGCCGACCCTCGGCAACTGCTTGCCGCTGTCGAAGATCCCGCTCTCAACCGCGGTGCACAACGTCGAGCTCAACGCGGGCCGCGGCGCCGAGCTGTGCCGCAGCGCCGGCACCAGCGCCACGCTGATGGCCCGCGAGGCGGACTGGGCGCAGATCTCGCTCCCCAGCGGAGAGATCCGCCGCGTGCCGTCCGCCTGTCGGGCGACCATCGGCGTGGCAAGCAACCCCGACCACAGCTCGGTTGTGTTGGGCAAGGCGGGCCGCAAGCGTTGGTTGGGCCGTCGCCCGCACGTCCGCGGCACCGCGATGAACCCGGTCGACCACCCGCACGGCGGCGGCGAGGGCCGGACCAAGGGTGGCCGTCACCCGGTAAGCCCGCAGGGCAAGAGCGCCAAGGGCGGCGCCACGCGTCAGCGTCGCAAGCCGTCCAACAGCGCGATCGTCCGTCGGCGTAAGAGTCGGCGTTACGGCGTGCAGAAGTTGATCACCAAGTAA
- the rplW gene encoding 50S ribosomal protein L23 → MPRHIPFQTTLTLEPHQVILKPLVTEKGVHRSTRHNAYAFQISKLATKSDVRRAVEELFNVKVVKVHTQNRPGKQRRTRARIGITSSWKKAIVTLDPEHRIDFF, encoded by the coding sequence ATGCCCCGGCATATCCCGTTTCAAACCACACTTACGCTCGAGCCGCACCAGGTCATCCTGAAGCCGCTGGTGACCGAGAAGGGTGTGCACCGTTCGACCCGTCACAACGCCTACGCGTTCCAGATCAGCAAACTGGCGACCAAGAGCGACGTGCGACGGGCGGTCGAAGAGTTGTTCAACGTCAAGGTGGTGAAGGTTCACACGCAGAACCGCCCCGGCAAGCAGCGTCGCACGCGCGCCAGGATCGGAATCACCAGCAGTTGGAAGAAGGCGATCGTTACCCTCGACCCCGAGCATCGGATCGACTTCTTCTAG